Part of the Planctomycetota bacterium genome, GCTCGTTTCGCCGGCACTGATGAAGATTCGCGGGTGCCCCATGGTTTCGCCTTTCGCGGGCGGTGCGGGGGGATTCTACCAGAACCCCGAAAAACACCCCAGGGGTATTTTTCGGCTGCGATTGACGCTGGTCGGCGCGCCGCCTAAAGTGGCCGCGCTTGGACGCCCCAATGGGGAGATGCGGATGCTGTCGAACGGCTTGGGCGTGGACATCGTCGTGCTGGCGCGGCTGGAAGGGGCTATTCTGGTCGGTTGATATGTGGCGTTTCTCGCCTATTCCGTCTGGTCCGGTGCCGCCGGCTAGGGTCCAGCCGCGCGGTGCAGGTTCTCGCGGGCCGTCGCCCATCGGCGGTCCATGTCGGGCGCAGCGGTGAAGTCCGGCTCGAACCCCAGGTCGAGGTAGAGCCTGACGGCCGCAACCCGATGGACCTCGCTAGCGGATTTTGGCGCCGGGCGCGACGGGTTCGGCCGTCGTGAGGATGACGACCTTCGGGCCGTCCTGGGCTGCCAGGAGCATCCCTTCGGACCGCTGCCCCCGCAGCGTCGCGGGCTCGAGGTTGGCCACGACGACCACGA contains:
- a CDS encoding methionine--tRNA ligase; the encoded protein is ADKLYVMQCDLGPDLGTRQLVAGLKPYMPPEALKDKLVVVVANLEPATLRGQRSEGMLLAAQDGPKVVILTTAEPVAPGAKIR